From the genome of Streptococcus lutetiensis, one region includes:
- a CDS encoding alpha/beta hydrolase: MRKIRIRKHRVLLGIIALLFVVSIGASFYFFHVAQIREEKSFINNNGRSKDNSLYAYEQSFDQLTKETLWMTNQGLKQDAWYVPAETATNKTVIVVHGFTNDKEDMKPYAWMFHELGYNVLMPDNMSHGDSEGQIIGYGWNDRLNVIKWAEMLVEQNSDSEITLFGVSMGGATVMMASGEETLPKQVVNIVEDCGYSSVWDELKYQAKAMYNLPAFPILYEVSAVSKVRAGFSYGQASCVKQLKNNTRPILFIHGSEDKFVPTSMVYKNYRATNSEKDLYIAKGAAHAKSFESDPKTYIEKISAFLQKNEK; the protein is encoded by the coding sequence ATGAGAAAAATTAGAATTAGAAAACATCGTGTTTTATTGGGAATTATTGCTCTACTTTTTGTAGTAAGTATCGGAGCAAGTTTTTATTTTTTCCATGTAGCACAAATTCGTGAAGAAAAATCATTCATTAATAATAATGGTCGTTCAAAAGACAATTCTCTCTACGCCTATGAGCAGAGTTTTGACCAACTGACTAAAGAAACGCTTTGGATGACCAACCAAGGTTTAAAACAAGATGCTTGGTATGTTCCTGCAGAAACAGCAACAAATAAAACGGTTATTGTTGTTCATGGGTTTACAAACGATAAGGAAGATATGAAGCCTTATGCATGGATGTTTCATGAGCTAGGCTACAATGTCCTTATGCCCGATAATATGTCGCATGGTGACAGCGAAGGGCAAATCATTGGATATGGCTGGAACGACCGCTTAAACGTCATAAAATGGGCGGAGATGCTAGTTGAACAAAATTCAGACAGCGAAATTACCTTGTTTGGTGTTTCTATGGGTGGGGCTACCGTTATGATGGCTTCAGGTGAAGAAACATTACCAAAACAAGTGGTTAATATTGTTGAAGACTGCGGTTATAGTAGTGTTTGGGATGAATTAAAATATCAAGCTAAAGCTATGTATAACTTACCTGCTTTCCCGATTCTTTATGAAGTGTCTGCAGTATCAAAAGTTCGAGCAGGTTTCTCATATGGACAAGCCAGCTGTGTGAAACAATTAAAAAACAATACGCGCCCAATTCTTTTTATCCATGGTAGCGAAGATAAGTTCGTTCCAACAAGTATGGTTTATAAAAATTATCGTGCAACAAATAGTGAGAAAGACCTTTATATAGCTAAGGGTGCAGCGCATGCCAAATCTTTTGAAAGTGATCCTAAAACATACATTGAAAAAATTTCAGCTTTTTTGCAAAAAAATGAAAAATAG
- the ilvD gene encoding dihydroxy-acid dehydratase — protein MRSDMIKVGVDKAPARGLLYATGQVKSAKDMQKPFIAICNSYIDIVPGHVHLRELADVAKEAIREMGGIPFEFNTIGVDDGIAMGHIGMRYSLPSREIIADAAETVINAHWFDGVFYIPNCDKITPGMILAALRTNVPAVFCSGGPMKGGIDMTGHQATLSSLFEAVGTYQAGDMSKKVLNYLEQNACPTCGSCAGMFTANSMNSLMEVLGLALPGNGTVLAVSDQRRELVRQAAKHLMDNVKSNLRPRDIITKEAIDDAFALDMAMGGSTNTVLHTLAIAREAGIDYNLTDINEIAKKTPYLSKIAPSSVYTMHDVQEAGGISAIINQLIKKGTIKGDRITVTGKTLKENVAGAEIKNEEIIHPIEHPISPVGGLSVLYGNIAQDGAVIKVGGVDPSVKTFCGKAICCDSQDEALELIDNGTVKKGHVVIIRYEGPQGGPGMPEMLAPTSKIVGRGLGKDVALITDGRFSGATRGIAIGHVSPEAAEGGNIALIEDGDEIYIDLTNRTIDLLVDDATLEERRKHLKPFKSKISSGWLRRYTAFASSANFGGSMMTQEEFEERKAEREK, from the coding sequence ATGAGAAGTGACATGATTAAGGTAGGTGTGGATAAAGCACCAGCCCGTGGTCTTCTTTATGCAACCGGGCAGGTAAAGTCTGCTAAAGACATGCAAAAACCATTTATTGCAATTTGTAATTCTTACATTGATATTGTTCCTGGACATGTCCATTTGCGTGAATTGGCAGATGTCGCGAAGGAAGCTATCCGTGAAATGGGTGGTATCCCTTTTGAATTCAATACCATTGGGGTAGACGACGGAATTGCTATGGGGCATATTGGGATGCGTTATAGCCTTCCATCTCGTGAAATCATTGCGGATGCTGCTGAAACAGTCATTAATGCGCACTGGTTTGACGGTGTTTTCTATATTCCTAACTGTGACAAAATTACACCAGGTATGATTTTAGCTGCGCTTCGTACCAATGTTCCTGCAGTCTTTTGTTCAGGTGGTCCGATGAAGGGCGGTATTGATATGACAGGTCACCAAGCGACTTTGTCAAGTCTTTTTGAAGCTGTCGGAACTTATCAAGCTGGCGATATGTCTAAGAAAGTATTGAATTATTTGGAACAAAATGCTTGTCCAACATGTGGTTCTTGTGCGGGCATGTTTACAGCTAATTCAATGAACTCTCTTATGGAAGTATTAGGTCTTGCTCTTCCTGGAAATGGTACGGTTCTTGCGGTATCTGATCAACGTCGTGAATTGGTTCGTCAAGCAGCCAAACATTTGATGGACAATGTTAAAAGTAACTTACGTCCAAGAGATATTATCACTAAAGAAGCTATTGATGATGCTTTTGCCCTTGATATGGCTATGGGTGGATCTACCAATACCGTTCTTCATACACTTGCTATCGCACGTGAAGCGGGTATCGATTACAATTTAACAGATATCAATGAAATTGCTAAGAAGACGCCATATTTGTCTAAAATTGCACCATCAAGTGTTTATACTATGCACGATGTCCAAGAAGCAGGTGGTATCTCAGCTATTATTAACCAATTGATTAAAAAAGGTACTATCAAGGGTGATCGTATTACAGTTACTGGTAAGACTTTGAAAGAAAATGTAGCTGGTGCAGAGATTAAGAACGAAGAAATCATTCACCCGATTGAACATCCAATTTCTCCAGTAGGTGGTTTATCGGTTCTTTATGGTAATATTGCACAAGACGGAGCTGTTATTAAAGTTGGTGGTGTTGACCCTTCTGTTAAAACATTCTGTGGTAAAGCGATTTGCTGTGATTCACAAGATGAAGCTCTTGAATTGATTGATAATGGTACTGTTAAAAAAGGCCATGTGGTTATTATTCGCTATGAAGGCCCACAAGGTGGTCCTGGTATGCCAGAAATGCTTGCACCAACTTCTAAGATTGTTGGTCGCGGTCTCGGTAAAGATGTTGCTCTTATCACAGATGGTCGTTTCTCAGGAGCTACACGTGGTATTGCTATTGGTCACGTATCACCAGAAGCTGCAGAAGGTGGTAATATCGCTCTTATCGAAGATGGTGATGAAATCTATATTGATTTGACAAATCGTACCATTGATTTACTTGTCGATGATGCGACATTAGAAGAACGCCGCAAACACTTGAAACCATTTAAGTCAAAAATTTCTAGCGGTTGGTTGCGGCGTTACACTGCATTTGCATCATCAGCAAACTTTGGTGGTTCAATGATGACTCAAGAAGAGTTTGAAGAACGTAAAGCAGAGCGTGAAAAATAA
- a CDS encoding class II fructose-bisphosphate aldolase, with the protein MAIVSAEKFVQAARDNGYAVGGFNTNNLEWTQAILRAAEAKQAPILIQTSMGAAKYMGGYKLCKTLIENLVESMGITVPVAIHLDHGHFDDALECIEVGYTSVMFDGSHLPIEENLEKAKEVVAKAHAKGISVEAEVGTIGGEEDGIIGDGELAPIEDAKAMVETGIDFLAAGIGNIHGPYPENWKGLHLDHLEKLTAAIPGFPIVLHGGSGIPDDQIKDAIKLGVAKVNVNTECQIAFAKATRKFVADYEANEAEYDKKKLFDPRKFLKPGFEAITEAVEERIDVFGSANKA; encoded by the coding sequence ATGGCAATCGTTTCAGCAGAAAAATTTGTCCAAGCAGCTCGTGACAATGGTTACGCAGTTGGTGGTTTTAACACAAACAACCTTGAATGGACTCAAGCAATCCTACGTGCAGCAGAAGCTAAACAAGCTCCAATCCTTATCCAAACTTCTATGGGTGCTGCTAAATACATGGGTGGTTACAAACTTTGTAAAACACTTATCGAAAACCTTGTAGAATCAATGGGTATCACTGTACCAGTTGCTATTCACCTTGACCACGGTCACTTTGACGATGCTTTGGAATGTATCGAAGTTGGTTACACTTCAGTTATGTTTGACGGTTCACACCTTCCAATCGAAGAAAACCTTGAAAAAGCTAAAGAAGTTGTAGCTAAAGCACACGCTAAAGGTATCTCAGTTGAAGCTGAAGTTGGTACTATCGGTGGTGAAGAAGATGGTATCATCGGTGACGGTGAACTTGCTCCAATCGAAGACGCTAAAGCTATGGTTGAAACTGGTATCGACTTCTTGGCTGCAGGTATCGGTAACATCCACGGACCATACCCAGAAAACTGGAAAGGTCTTCACCTTGATCACCTTGAAAAATTAACTGCTGCGATTCCTGGTTTCCCAATTGTATTGCACGGTGGATCTGGTATTCCTGATGACCAAATCAAAGATGCTATCAAACTTGGTGTTGCTAAAGTTAACGTTAACACTGAATGCCAAATCGCATTTGCAAAAGCAACTCGTAAATTTGTTGCTGACTACGAAGCAAATGAAGCAGAATACGATAAGAAAAAACTTTTCGACCCACGTAAATTCTTGAAACCAGGTTTCGAAGCTATTACAGAAGCTGTTGAAGAACGTATCGACGTATTCGGTTCAGCAAACAAAGCTTAA
- a CDS encoding Asp23/Gls24 family envelope stress response protein, with protein MTVKINTKDGQIELSDDVIATVVGGSATEIFGVVGMASKSALKDNFQALLRKENYAKGVVVKSTESGISVDVYTVMSYGVKISEVSKNIQERVKFNLENQLGLSADMVNVYVQNIKVVGED; from the coding sequence ATGACTGTGAAAATTAATACAAAAGATGGCCAAATTGAGTTATCTGACGACGTAATTGCAACTGTTGTTGGTGGTTCAGCAACAGAAATTTTTGGTGTTGTTGGTATGGCAAGTAAAAGTGCTCTTAAGGATAATTTTCAAGCACTTCTGCGTAAAGAAAACTACGCAAAAGGTGTTGTTGTCAAATCAACAGAAAGTGGTATTTCAGTCGATGTTTACACTGTGATGTCATACGGTGTGAAAATTTCTGAAGTATCTAAGAACATTCAGGAACGTGTCAAGTTCAACCTCGAAAATCAACTTGGCCTTTCAGCAGACATGGTGAATGTTTACGTACAAAATATTAAAGTTGTAGGAGAAGATTAG
- the ilvC gene encoding ketol-acid reductoisomerase: protein MAVTMEYEKDVKVAALDGKKIAVIGYGSQGHAHAQNLRDSGHDVIIGVRHGKSFDKAKEDGFDTYEVAEATKLADVIMVLAPDEIQAKLYAEEIAPNLEAGNALGFAHGFNIRFGYIKAPETVDVFMCAPKGPGHLVRRTYTEGFGVPALYAVYQDATGNAKDIAIDWSKGIGAARVGLLETTFKEETEEDLFGEQAVLCGGLTALIEAGFEVLTEAGYAPELAYFEVLHEMKLIVDLIYEGGFKKMRQSISNTAEFGDYVSGPRVITKDVKENMKAVLADIQSGKFAEDFVNDYKAGRPKLEAYRKEAAALEIEKVGAELRKAMPFVNQNDDDAFKIYN from the coding sequence ATGGCAGTAACAATGGAATACGAAAAAGACGTAAAAGTAGCAGCTCTTGATGGTAAAAAAATTGCCGTTATTGGTTATGGATCACAAGGTCATGCCCATGCTCAAAACTTGCGTGACTCAGGTCACGATGTTATCATTGGGGTTCGCCATGGTAAATCATTCGATAAAGCAAAAGAAGATGGATTTGACACTTATGAAGTAGCAGAAGCAACAAAACTTGCTGATGTTATCATGGTATTGGCTCCTGATGAAATCCAAGCTAAACTTTATGCTGAAGAAATCGCTCCAAACCTTGAAGCTGGTAACGCTCTTGGATTTGCACATGGTTTCAATATCCGTTTTGGATACATTAAAGCTCCAGAAACAGTAGATGTCTTCATGTGTGCTCCTAAAGGACCAGGTCACCTTGTTCGTCGTACTTACACAGAAGGATTTGGTGTACCAGCACTTTACGCTGTTTACCAAGATGCTACTGGTAATGCTAAAGACATCGCAATAGATTGGTCTAAAGGTATCGGTGCTGCACGTGTTGGACTTCTTGAAACAACATTTAAAGAAGAAACTGAAGAAGACCTCTTTGGTGAACAAGCAGTACTTTGTGGTGGTTTAACTGCTCTTATCGAAGCTGGTTTTGAAGTTCTTACTGAAGCTGGCTATGCTCCAGAATTGGCTTACTTTGAAGTTCTTCATGAAATGAAACTTATCGTTGACCTTATCTACGAAGGTGGATTCAAGAAAATGCGTCAATCAATTTCAAATACAGCTGAATTTGGTGACTACGTATCTGGACCACGTGTTATCACTAAAGATGTTAAAGAAAATATGAAAGCTGTTCTTGCTGATATCCAATCAGGTAAATTTGCAGAAGACTTTGTTAATGACTATAAAGCAGGTCGTCCAAAACTTGAAGCATACCGTAAAGAAGCGGCAGCTCTTGAAATTGAAAAAGTGGGTGCAGAACTTCGTAAAGCAATGCCTTTTGTTAACCAAAACGATGACGATGCATTCAAAATTTATAACTAA
- a CDS encoding DAK2 domain-containing protein produces MSNITTSLFQEMVQAASTRLGNQAEYVNSLNVFPVPDGDTGTNMGMTIENGAKEVANKPASTVGEVGQILSKGLLMGARGNSGVITSQLFRGFGQAIKDKEELTGKDLAHAFQSGVEVAYKAVMKPVEGTILTVSRGAATAALKKAEETDDAVEVMRAALEGAKGALAKTPEMLPVLKEVGVVDSGGQGLVFIYEGFLSALTGEYIASEDFKATPAVMTEMINAEHHKSVAEHVATEDIKYGYCTEIMVALKQGPTYVKEFNYDEFQGFLGGLGDSLILVNDDEIAKVHVHTEDPGLVLQEGLKYGALKKVKVDNMRNQHDAVLEKDQAAAASQEVKDFAIVAVCAGDGLADIFKSQGVDYVISGGQTMNPSTEDILKAIDAVNAKNVIILPNNKNIFMAAQSAAEVSEVPAAVVETRTVPQGFTSLLAFNPTQSLEENVEAMTASLSDVVSGSVTLAVRDTSIDGLEIHQDDNLGMVDGKIVVSNPDMTTTLEETFAKMIDEDSEIITIYVGEDGSQELAEEMADYLESTYEDVEVEIHEGKQPVYPYLMSVE; encoded by the coding sequence GTGTCAAATATTACAACAAGTTTATTCCAAGAAATGGTTCAAGCTGCTAGCACCCGTCTTGGAAATCAAGCAGAATATGTAAACTCCCTTAACGTTTTCCCTGTACCAGATGGTGATACAGGAACAAACATGGGAATGACAATTGAAAATGGTGCCAAAGAAGTTGCAAATAAACCTGCATCTACAGTTGGAGAAGTCGGACAAATCCTTTCAAAAGGTCTTTTGATGGGTGCACGTGGTAACTCAGGTGTTATCACCTCTCAATTATTCCGTGGATTCGGTCAAGCAATCAAAGATAAAGAAGAATTGACTGGTAAAGACCTTGCTCACGCTTTCCAATCAGGTGTTGAAGTGGCTTATAAAGCTGTTATGAAACCTGTAGAAGGTACTATTTTGACTGTTTCTCGTGGCGCTGCTACAGCTGCTCTTAAAAAAGCAGAAGAAACTGATGATGCTGTTGAAGTTATGCGTGCTGCACTTGAAGGTGCAAAAGGCGCACTTGCTAAAACACCAGAAATGCTTCCTGTTTTGAAAGAAGTTGGTGTTGTCGATTCAGGTGGTCAAGGTTTAGTCTTCATTTATGAAGGTTTCTTATCTGCTTTGACTGGTGAATACATTGCTTCTGAAGATTTCAAAGCAACTCCAGCGGTTATGACAGAAATGATTAACGCTGAACACCACAAATCTGTAGCTGAACACGTTGCAACTGAAGATATCAAATACGGTTACTGTACTGAAATCATGGTTGCTCTTAAACAAGGTCCTACTTACGTAAAAGAATTTAACTATGATGAATTCCAAGGATTCCTGGGTGGTCTAGGTGATTCACTTATCCTTGTTAATGATGATGAAATTGCTAAAGTTCACGTCCACACAGAAGATCCAGGTTTAGTCCTTCAAGAAGGTCTTAAATATGGAGCTCTTAAAAAAGTTAAGGTTGACAACATGCGTAACCAACACGATGCTGTTCTTGAAAAAGATCAAGCAGCAGCAGCTAGCCAAGAAGTAAAAGATTTCGCAATCGTTGCAGTATGTGCTGGTGATGGATTAGCTGATATCTTCAAATCACAAGGTGTTGACTATGTTATCTCAGGTGGTCAAACAATGAACCCATCTACAGAAGACATCTTGAAAGCTATTGATGCTGTTAACGCTAAAAATGTTATCATCTTGCCAAATAACAAAAATATCTTCATGGCTGCTCAATCAGCAGCAGAAGTGTCTGAAGTCCCAGCTGCAGTAGTTGAAACACGTACTGTACCTCAAGGATTTACAAGCCTGTTAGCCTTCAATCCAACTCAATCATTGGAAGAAAACGTTGAAGCTATGACTGCAAGCCTTTCAGATGTTGTTAGTGGTAGCGTAACACTTGCTGTTCGTGATACTTCAATTGATGGTCTTGAAATCCACCAAGATGACAACCTAGGTATGGTTGATGGTAAAATCGTGGTTTCAAACCCAGACATGACAACTACTTTGGAAGAAACATTCGCTAAAATGATTGACGAAGATAGCGAAATTATCACTATCTACGTTGGTGAAGATGGAAGCCAAGAATTGGCTGAAGAAATGGCTGATTATTTAGAATCAACTTACGAAGATGTAGAAGTTGAAATTCACGAAGGTAAACAACCAGTTTATCCATACTTGATGAGTGTTGAATAA
- the ilvA gene encoding threonine ammonia-lyase IlvA has protein sequence MILAKDVVDAYDVLEDVVERTPLDFDRYLSEKYGATVYLKRENMQKVRSFKIRGAYYAIHQLSEDEKKRGVVCASAGNHAQGVAFTCHEMKIPATIFMPVTTPQQKIGQVRFFGGPYVTIKLVGDTFDASAQAAQDFTKSEGMTFIDPFDDENVQAGQGTVAYEIYEQAQEEGVTFDQIFVPVGGGGLIAGVATYIKDIAPEIQVVGVEASGARSMRAAFDKGHPVKLEKIDKFADGIAVQKVGEKTFEVARKRVDKLVGVDEGLISETLIDMYSKQGIIAEPAGASSIAALEVMKDEIKGKTIVCIISGGNNDINRMQEMEERALIYDGVKHYFVVNFPQRPGALREFVNNILGPNDDITRFEYIKRANKGTGPVLIGITLGDKNDYNDFIDRLSGFDPSYINLHGNESLYNLLV, from the coding sequence ATGATCTTAGCTAAGGATGTTGTTGACGCCTATGACGTCTTGGAAGATGTTGTTGAACGTACACCCCTAGATTTTGACCGCTATTTGTCGGAAAAATATGGTGCAACTGTTTATCTTAAACGTGAAAACATGCAGAAGGTTCGTTCTTTCAAAATTCGTGGAGCCTACTATGCTATCCATCAATTATCAGAGGATGAAAAAAAACGTGGTGTCGTGTGTGCTTCAGCCGGTAACCATGCTCAAGGTGTTGCCTTTACTTGTCATGAAATGAAGATTCCAGCAACAATTTTTATGCCAGTAACTACGCCACAACAAAAAATTGGACAAGTGAGATTTTTTGGTGGTCCTTATGTGACGATTAAGCTTGTTGGAGACACTTTTGATGCATCAGCACAAGCAGCGCAAGATTTTACAAAATCAGAAGGAATGACTTTTATTGATCCATTTGATGACGAAAATGTGCAAGCCGGTCAAGGAACTGTGGCATATGAAATTTATGAACAAGCTCAAGAAGAAGGGGTAACTTTTGATCAAATCTTTGTGCCAGTTGGTGGTGGAGGTTTGATTGCAGGGGTAGCAACTTACATTAAGGATATTGCTCCAGAAATCCAAGTAGTTGGTGTTGAAGCCTCAGGTGCTCGTAGCATGCGTGCTGCTTTTGACAAAGGTCATCCTGTTAAATTGGAAAAAATCGATAAATTTGCTGATGGGATTGCAGTGCAAAAAGTTGGTGAAAAAACTTTTGAAGTTGCTCGTAAACGTGTGGATAAATTAGTTGGTGTTGATGAAGGTTTGATTTCTGAGACACTTATTGATATGTATTCAAAACAAGGAATTATTGCTGAGCCTGCAGGAGCTTCTTCAATCGCAGCTCTTGAAGTGATGAAAGATGAGATTAAAGGGAAGACGATTGTTTGTATCATTTCTGGTGGTAATAATGATATCAATCGTATGCAAGAGATGGAAGAACGTGCCCTTATCTATGATGGAGTGAAACATTACTTTGTGGTTAACTTCCCACAACGTCCAGGTGCTCTACGTGAATTTGTTAACAATATTCTTGGTCCAAATGATGATATTACACGTTTTGAGTACATTAAACGCGCCAATAAAGGCACAGGTCCCGTTCTCATCGGTATTACCTTGGGTGATAAAAATGACTACAATGATTTTATTGATCGTTTGTCTGGTTTTGATCCTTCGTATATCAATTTACATGGGAATGAAAGCCTCTATAATCTATTAGTTTGA
- the ilvN gene encoding acetolactate synthase small subunit: MRRMLTAKLQNSTGVLNRFTGILLRRQVNIESISVGQTMEDNVSRITIIIDVESLEEVEQIIKQLNRLIDVLRVRDITDIPHLEREVILVKLTAPTSKRAEILAVIQPFRASVVDVAPKSITIQVTGDGDKIDALLRVVKPYGIQNLARTGATGFSRDFSC, from the coding sequence ATGCGTAGAATGTTGACAGCAAAGCTTCAAAATTCAACAGGTGTTCTTAATCGTTTCACAGGCATCCTCTTACGCCGACAAGTTAACATTGAGTCAATTTCAGTTGGACAAACAATGGAAGACAATGTCTCTCGAATTACGATTATTATCGATGTTGAGAGTTTGGAAGAAGTTGAACAAATCATTAAACAATTGAACCGTTTGATTGATGTGCTTCGCGTTCGTGATATTACGGATATTCCACACTTGGAACGTGAAGTGATTTTAGTTAAATTGACAGCACCCACAAGCAAACGTGCCGAGATTTTAGCGGTTATTCAACCGTTTCGTGCAAGTGTTGTTGACGTAGCACCAAAATCAATTACTATTCAGGTAACTGGTGATGGTGATAAAATCGATGCTTTGCTTCGTGTTGTCAAACCCTATGGTATTCAGAATCTTGCCCGTACAGGTGCGACAGGATTCTCAAGAGATTTTTCTTGTTAA
- a CDS encoding putative metal homeostasis protein, producing MAEKNDLASAYRRLKSPNIKTRKRALKIIHEYKRYKRNM from the coding sequence ATGGCTGAAAAAAATGATTTAGCATCTGCGTATCGTAGACTTAAAAGTCCCAATATCAAAACACGGAAACGTGCTCTGAAAATAATCCATGAATATAAACGATATAAAAGAAACATGTAA
- a CDS encoding acetolactate synthase large subunit, producing the protein MKQIRLKESKNGSELLLETLASLGIDTIFGYPGGAVLPLYDAIYNFDGIRHILARHEQGALHEAEGYAKSTGKLGVAIVTSGPGATNAITGIADGMSDSVPMLIFTGQVGMSGIGKDAFQEADIIGITMPITKYNYQIRDVVDVPRIVTEAVHIATTSRPGPVVIDLPKNISAAKTTVYNDPTVDLPSYQPTLEPNTLQVKKILTQLKKAKRPLIIAGGGVNYSGASKELIAFAERYNIPVVSTLLSLGVMPINHPLSLGMGGMHGSYASNMALTQCDFMINFGSRFADRLTGNPATFAKKAVVAHVDIDPAEIGKVVKTQIPIVGDAKRTLQILLEEDEVKTRHDDWTESVLANKAKVPFSYDFDETVIKPQHAIATIGKVTDGDAIVVTDVGQHQMWAAQFYPYKNERQLITSGGLGTMGFGIPAAIGAKLANPDKEVILFVGDGGFQMTNQELALLNGYGVPIKVVLINNHSLGMVRQWQESFYDEHRSESTFDDEPNFQMMAEAYGIAHHKFTDPKTLEEDLKVITENKPMLIEVAISNREHVYPMVPSGKSNSEMLGVKFNA; encoded by the coding sequence GTGAAACAGATTAGATTAAAAGAATCCAAGAATGGATCGGAATTATTATTGGAAACCTTGGCTAGTCTGGGGATTGATACGATTTTTGGCTACCCAGGTGGAGCCGTTCTGCCACTATATGACGCTATTTATAACTTTGATGGTATTCGTCATATTTTGGCTCGTCATGAGCAAGGTGCCCTTCATGAAGCCGAAGGTTATGCTAAATCAACTGGTAAACTTGGTGTTGCTATTGTAACAAGTGGACCTGGTGCGACGAATGCCATTACTGGGATTGCAGATGGTATGAGCGATAGTGTTCCAATGCTTATCTTTACCGGTCAAGTCGGAATGTCTGGTATTGGTAAAGATGCTTTCCAAGAAGCTGATATTATCGGTATCACAATGCCAATCACAAAATACAATTATCAGATTCGTGATGTTGTAGATGTGCCACGCATTGTGACAGAAGCTGTTCATATTGCGACAACAAGTCGACCTGGTCCAGTTGTTATTGACCTTCCGAAAAATATTTCGGCTGCTAAAACAACAGTTTATAATGATCCTACTGTTGATCTTCCAAGTTACCAACCAACCTTGGAACCAAATACTTTGCAGGTCAAGAAAATTTTGACTCAGCTGAAAAAAGCAAAACGTCCATTGATTATCGCTGGTGGTGGTGTCAACTACTCAGGTGCCTCTAAGGAGTTAATTGCTTTTGCAGAACGTTATAACATTCCTGTTGTTTCAACCTTGTTGAGTTTGGGTGTTATGCCAATTAATCATCCCCTTTCTCTGGGAATGGGTGGCATGCATGGTTCATATGCGTCAAATATGGCTTTGACACAATGCGACTTTATGATTAACTTTGGATCGCGTTTTGCAGATCGTTTGACTGGTAATCCAGCTACTTTTGCTAAGAAAGCAGTGGTTGCTCATGTGGATATTGATCCTGCGGAAATCGGAAAAGTCGTCAAGACGCAAATTCCAATCGTTGGCGATGCCAAGCGTACACTACAGATTCTTCTGGAAGAAGATGAAGTTAAAACACGTCACGATGATTGGACTGAATCAGTTCTTGCTAATAAAGCTAAAGTGCCGTTTAGTTATGACTTTGATGAAACAGTTATCAAACCACAACATGCCATTGCGACAATTGGTAAAGTAACAGATGGAGATGCTATCGTGGTTACAGACGTCGGCCAACACCAAATGTGGGCAGCTCAATTTTATCCATATAAAAATGAGCGTCAATTGATTACATCTGGTGGTCTTGGAACAATGGGATTCGGAATTCCAGCTGCTATCGGTGCTAAGTTAGCGAATCCAGATAAAGAAGTTATTCTCTTTGTCGGTGATGGTGGTTTCCAAATGACAAACCAAGAGTTAGCTTTGCTAAATGGTTATGGTGTTCCGATTAAAGTGGTTCTGATTAACAACCACTCACTTGGTATGGTTCGTCAATGGCAAGAATCTTTCTACGATGAACATCGTAGTGAATCAACTTTTGATGATGAGCCAAACTTCCAAATGATGGCAGAAGCCTACGGCATTGCTCATCACAAGTTTACTGATCCGAAAACATTGGAAGAGGACTTGAAAGTTATCACTGAGAACAAACCAATGTTGATCGAAGTTGCAATTTCTAATCGTGAACATGTTTATCCAATGGTTCCGTCAGGTAAATCAAATAGTGAAATGTTGGGGGTGAAGTTTAATGCGTAG
- the rpmB gene encoding 50S ribosomal protein L28, translating to MAKVCYFTGRKTVSGNNRSHAMNKTKRAVKPNLQKVTILVNGKPKKVWASARALKSGKVERV from the coding sequence ATGGCTAAAGTTTGTTATTTCACAGGTCGTAAGACTGTATCAGGAAACAACCGTTCACACGCAATGAACAAAACAAAACGTGCAGTTAAACCAAATCTTCAAAAAGTTACTATTCTTGTTAATGGAAAACCTAAAAAAGTTTGGGCATCAGCTCGTGCGCTTAAATCTGGTAAAGTAGAACGCGTATAA